The DNA window TGACCTAACATATTAAGAACAGAAACATTTTGAATCGTATTTTGAGCTCTTAATGTTAATTCATTATTAACTGGGTTAGGGAAATATGTAAATGCATTTTTATTTTCAAAATCTGTAGTAGATAATGTACTTTCAACTGAAACATCTAAAGTAAAATCACCAATAGCCGCTACAGAATTACCATCAACATAAATATAGTAATCTACTGTATTCCCTTCAGTCGCACTACTTTCCCAACAAAAAGTTGATAAAGATGCATTTTCTCCTCCATCATCATCACCACCTACACAAGTTAAATTAGCACAGTCTCCAGAAAAAACTAAAATTTCTGTATCAAATGGCGTAAGACTATTATCTGTTGTTACACTAATAGCCTCATCTGGTCCAGCTGTATAAACATACCATACACCATTAAAAAAGCCTACAAATCCAGTTCCAGCAGAACAACCAGTAGTTGCACTCCCACCTCCATTTTGACAAGCCGTTAAGCCTTCAATATTAGATGATGCAATTGTTGAACCTGTAATACTATCGCCATCATTCACTGCTATTGCATCAACACATGCATCGTTAGCTGGAGGACAAGCTGCTTGTGTTAAAACATCACTTGTTAAATTACAACTAGGATCATCGTTATCTGTAATTGAAATCACAACATCTGTTGCATTAACATAAGGCCCAAACGTAAACATTCCTGCTATACCTGTAGATTGTGTTGCACTACCTTGGTCGTCATTAATATCTATTGAAGTTGATGAGCCCATATTTGTTAAATCAACAAGAACATTAAAACCACCTGAATTATCACAATCATTTACAACACTATATGCAACAGTTGCATCTGTACATGAGTTTTCAGTAATATTCAAAGTATATGCTGTTGTTTGTGGAGTTGCCCAAGTTGAAATTACAATATAATAAGTTTCACTATTGGTTACTGCGAAATCAAACCCTAGAGGAACTATACCATCAACAAAATTATAAAAATCACCTTCCGCAGCACACATTACACCAATATCTGCACAATCATTATACACAAATATTCCTGTGTAAGTACTTCCAATATCAGTAAGGCTAATATTTATTGAGGTGTCAGATGCTGCAGTATACTCATACACAACGTCATCACCACTTAAGTAGTTATTACCGGTTCCACAATCTGCAACTCCTCCTGGAGCACCATCATAATCATTTCCATAATTACCTGTATCATCAGTTACAGAATAAGGTAAAGAAGCTACAACAATAGCAGACTCACATACATCACCTAAATTAGGTTGCGTCCATTGAACAGGACCAATCCAGTTTGAAGTGCCATCAGCTTCACAATCAGATTGTACATAAAATTCATATTCATTTCCAGGTATTAACATGGTTTCTGTATAAGGACTTGAAACACCTGAATACGTAGGTACCATTGTTTGTGTACCAGCTCCAGTGACGTCAACAATTTCAATATTCCATAATCCTGCTGAACCAATTTCTACCCATTCTAAAGTAACATCAGTTGTATTAAGTGTCGTTGCCGATAAGGTTGTAGGATCTGGACAAGAAGGTGGTGTTGCAGAAGCAATAGTAGGTGAATCAAAACAAAAACCATATTCCCATGCATTACCTCCATCAAAATCATCATCATAAAAAATTCGGTATCTAAAACCAGATAATTGAGTTGCTGTAAAGGTTGAAATATCCAAAACATCAGTTGTATATGGTTCAGAAGTTCCTGCACACATATCGCCAGTTGGCTGATCTACCGTTTCTCTTGCAGCATCAAATAAACCACCTGGATAATCCACCCAATTAGTAGCGTCAGCATCCCAATATTGAAACGTTAAGAGCTCTCCTACTACATCAACTCTATTGTATACATAATTACCTGCAATAGAAATCCAAGTTTCACCTGCACCAGCTGCTGCAGTTAAATCAATTACAGGAGATTCAGCTGCAATATCATCATAACTTTGATCACCACCAGTTGCGTTGGGATCGTCATTATAAGCAAAATTTGCTACCATTGTAGGATCTGCTTGAAAAGCATCTCCTGGATTAGGCGCAACAGTATAAGTTCCGGTTACCATCCAAGAAGCGTTAGGCCAATTGGCATTTTGGTTTAAGGTTTGTGCAACTACTTCGTTAGTAAAAACAAAAGTAAGTGCCAATACACATAATAAAGTAATTTTTTTCATATTTGAGTTAGTTTTAGTTTATAAAGGCATTAAATTAATCATATTAAAAATGAATTAATAAGTCTATAGCAGCAAATCGACTAAGTGCGTAAAAGATAGACAAAATACACTTTGTTTTATAAATTATTCAAATAAAAAAAGCCACTTATTCAAAAAGATAAGTGGCTTTTTTTATTTGTATGTTTTTAATTATTCAACAAATTTATCCATAACTGCATCACTAACTCCCATATTACTAAAACCTCCATCATTAAATAAATTTTGTAGTGTCACGCGTTTGGTTAAATCACTAAATAATGTAATGGTATAATTTGCACAATCCATAGCAGTAGCATTTCCTAAAGGCGACATTTTTTCAGCATACGAAATAAAACCATCAAATCCTTTAACGCCTTGTCCAGCTGTCGTTGGTGTTGGTGATTGTGAAATAGTATTCACTCTTACTTTTTTATCTCTTCCGAAGAAATAACCAAAACTACGCGCTATACTTTCTAAATAGGCTTTATTATCTGCCATATCATTATAATCTGGAAATACACGTTGCGCTGCCATATAGGTTAGAGCGACAATACTTCCCCATTCGTTCATTGCATCAGCCTTATAAAGTGTTTGCATCACTTTATGAAAAGACATTGCAGAAACATCTGTCCCTTTTTGAGTCCAATCGTATTTTTGATCTGTATATGGTCTTCCTTTTCTAACATTAACAGACATGCCAATAGAGTGTAATACAAAATCAATTTTACCACCAAGAATTTCCATAGATTGTTCTACAAGGTTTTGTAAATCTTCTTCAGAGGTTGCATCTGCAGGAATGATTTGAGAACCTGTTTTTTCGGCCAATTCATTTATTTGTCCCATTCGCATTGCAATTGGTGCATTTGTTAATACAAATGTTCCGCCTTCTTCATGTACGCGTTCTGCTGTTTTCCAAGCTATAGAATTAGCATCTAATGCTCCAAATATGATTCCCTTTTTTCCTTTTAATAAATTGTATGACATGTTTTATTTGTTTAGTTGTTTCTTATAAAGCTGCTTAGTCGTTTATGACCCAAACAAATTATAATTTCAAAGTTAAGAAAACTTTAAACTATAAACTTTAAACTTTGATTTTTTTAATTTAGTAATTCCTTTGCATGTGCTATTGCAGAAGTAGTTACATCTGTTCCTCCTAACATTTGAGCAATTTCAACAATACGATCGTTTGGACTTAATTGTTTTAATTGTGTTTGAGTGACATTATTAATATCTTCTTTAAATACTTTAAAATGCGTATCGCCTTTAGCTGCTATCTGAGGCAAATGTGTAATTGTAAATACTTGCATTGACTTGCTCATTTGTTGCATGATGGTTGCCATTTTGTTCGATATTTCCCCCGAAACACCTGTGTCAATTTCATCAAACATGATGGTAGGCAATTGCATATATTTTGACAATATTGATTTTATAGCTAGCATAATTCTAGACAACTCTCCTCCAGAAGCAGACTTTTTAAGCTCATTAAATTGACCACCTTTATTTGCTGAAAACAAAAACTGAAGCTCATCTCGTCCATTATTCAAAAAAGTATCTGCAGGATTTAATTGAATATTAAATTTAGCGTTAGGCATTCCTAGAGTAGCTAATATTGATTCTAATTGAGATATTAATTTAGGAATAATGACTGTTCTGTTTTTATGAATATGATCTGATTCAACCATCAATTTTGATTGTAACAAACTAATAGCTTCTTCTTTTTTTGAAATTATAGTATCCAAATTTTCTGTTTCAAAAACCACTGCATTTAATTCTTCTTTAATTTGAAGTAACTCTTCAATACTTGATACAGTATGCTTTTGCAACAAGTTATTTATAATTTGAAGTTTTGCATTTACCTGTTCTAATCGATTAGGATTAGCCTCTAATTGATCTTCTAAGTTTTCAATTTCTGAAAACACATCATCTAATTCGATTAAACTACTTTGTATACGCTCAAAAATTGAATTATATTCACTTGAATACTCAGAAATCTTTGAAAAATGAGTCTTTAATTGGCCTATAAGTGCAATAATTCCTATGTCTTCATTTCCCAATAAACCATTAGATGTGGATAACTTTTCTTTAATTTCTTCAACATTATTAAGCGTTTCATATTCTATCTCCAAAGTCTCTAATTCTCCAGAAATCAACTTTGCTTCTTCGAGTTCGTTAAGGAGAAAACTTTGGTAATCCAGTTCTTTTAATGCATTATTTTTTTTAACCTGAAGGTCTTCTAGCTCTATTTTTAAGCCTTTGAATTCTTTTAACAGCGAACTATAAGTTATTAACGCTTTTTCATTTTTAGCTAAAGCATCGATAACCTGAAACTGAAAATTATCATTTGTGAGTTGCAAGGTTTGATGTTGAGAATGAATATCGAGTAACCGTTCTCCTAAAATCTGCAAGCTATTTAAGTTTACTGGAGTATCATTTATAAACGCTCTAGATTTTCCTGAAGGTAAAATTTCTCTTCTAATTATTGTTTGAGTCTCATAATCGAGATCTTCTGTCTTAAAGACCGACTTTAAATTATACTTAGCAATATCAAAAGTAGCTTCAATGACACATTTTTTTGAATTGTCTTTCACGCTACTCAAATCAGCTCGTTTGCCTAAAACAAGTGATAATCCTCCTAAAAGAATAGATTTACCAGCTCCTGTTTCACCAGTAATAATTGTAAGTCCTGTATTAAAACTTACATTTAATTCATCTATGAGAGCGTAATTTTTTATTGTTAAATTGGTAAGCATACAATGAGTTAAAGACGTACTACAAAATTACTTTTTGCATCTTATAGTAAAGACCAAATATGAAATATAAAAATAAGCATAAAAACGTAAACTCTAGAAATTAATGTTACGCCATTTTGAAGCATGCATAGGCGCAATTCTTGTCAGAGTAGACACTAAATCTGAAATATTAACCGTAGGACCACCACTAAATATATCTTCAATTTCTTCCGATTTTGCATCAAAAAAGACACGCATTAAATATGAATTTGGTCGCCTGTTATTCATTTCTTTTAAAGACCCTACACTTTTAGCGATGGCTAATTTACCTTCTTTGGCACCACTATTCATTACATCAAGGCCTTCACGATGGTATAGATAAAGCACATCTCTAAATTCTTTATATGTATCAGATAAAATATTATCTATTAAAATAAAACGAGATTGGTTACCATCTTCAAGTTTCCAACCATCATAATTTCCTTGTTGTGAATAATTCAAAATAACTTGTGCTTGAGAATAATATTCTGCGCCACCTTTAGGAGCAAACGTATCAGCATCCATACCTAAAATCATATATACATGAAACGCTAAAACAGAAATTAAATTAGATTCAAACTGTTTAGGGTTGTACACCATATTTTGAAATTCTAAATACTTAAAATTAAAATCTTTGTCATTATAGTTATATACAGGAGTACTGTATGAAGACCCATAAACTGGTCTCGCAGATTGTACTTGAATGGTTGCTTGAAAAGCATCGTTATTATAATCAGAAATATTAATTACCATACTGCAATTAATACGCTCTTGAGGCTTAAACGTTTTTTTTGTCCAAGTTGTATTATTAATAAATTCTTTCAGTTGTCGTTCAAGTGTTTTAAATACTTGTACGTTTTCATTTCCTGTAAATTGAGCGTTTACAATAACTTCGCAATTCAGTTCTTGTGAAAATGATTGAATAGAAAATGTTAGTATTACTAAATAAATAAATTTACGCATGCTGTTGTTTAATAATTTGTTGCATTAAGTCTTGAGCTACTTCTGTTTTAGATTTAAGTTGGTGCTCTATTACCTGCTCTGTATCTGTTATAAAAGTAACTTTATTTGTTGAACCACCAAAACCTGCTCCTTTATCATTGAGAGAATTTAATACAATAAGGTTTAAATTCTTGACCTTTAACTTCCCTTTTGCATTATCAAGTTCATTATTGGTTTCTAAAGCAAAGCCTACTAAAAACTGATGTTTTTTAATAGCTCCTAATGATTTTAAGATGTCTTTTGTTTTCTCCAACTCAATACTAAACGTTGATGCTGCCTTTTTTATTTTTTTATCTGAAACATTTTTTGGTTTATAATCAGCTACAGCTGCTGAAAGAACAGCAATATCTGCCGCATTAAAATGCGAATGTGCAGCATCATACATCTCTGAAGCACTTGTTACATGTGCTACATTTATTAAACTGTGTGATACTTTTTGATGCGTTGGACCAGTAATTAGATATACCTCAGCTCCTAAATTGGCTGCGGCTTTTGCGATTTCGAATCCCATTTTTCCACTAGAATGATTTCCAATAAATCGTACTGGATCAATAGCTTCATAAGTTGGACCAGCAGTAATTAGTATCTTTTTTCCACGAAGAGGAAGTTGATCTAATACATCTTTTTCAATAAACGCAACAACATCTTCAGGTTCAGCCATTCGACCTTCTCCTACTAGACCACTAGCTAACTCACCTGAAGTCGCAGGAATTATAATATTACCAAATGATTTTAATTTTTCAAAGGATGCTAATGTCGATTGATGCTTGTACATATCTAAGTCCATCGCAGGTGCAAAATACACAGGACATTTTGCAGATAAATAGGTTGCTAACAACAAATTATCACAAGTACCATTTGCCATTTTAGACATCGTATTTGCTGTGGCTGGTGCAATAATAAAAAGATCTGCCCAAAGTCCGAGTTCGACATGATTGTTCCACATCTCATTATCATCGTCTTCATTAGTAAACGAAGAATGCACTGGATTTTTAGATAAGGTAGAAAGCGTTAAAGGCGTTATGAAGTCTTTAGCAGCAGGTGTCATAACGACTTTTACGTTGGCACCTGCTTTTATAAATAGCCTAACAAGGCCTGCAGTTTTGTAAGCAGCAATACCACCAGTAATCCCTAATAGTATGTTTTTACCACTTAAAATTGACATGCTTATTTTTCAGTAACATCATCGTCTGTATTTCTATAGTAGATTTTATCATCTAACCATTCTTGTACAGCTAACGCATGAGGTTTAGGTAATTTTTCGTAGAATTTTGACACTTCAATTTGTTCTTTGTTTTCAAAGATTTCTTCAAGACTATCATTGTAAGTAGCAAATTCTTCTAGCTTATCTACTAATTCTCTTCTGATATCCGTATTGATTTGTTCGGCTCTTTTAGATATCACAGAAATTGCTTCATAGATATTGTCTGTAGGCTCATCAATAATATTTCTATCATAAGTTTGCGTTGAAACTGGAGCATTGGTTTTCTTTAAATCTGTCATAGTATATATGATTAACTTTTGGTATTGAATTGTTGTGATTCGGTTTTTAGGTCCTCATTCATTTTTTCGACTTCTTCAGTTCTTTCAGAATTTGGATAATATTTATGAAACGTATTATAATAGCCTTTAGCTATCTCTAATCTTTCTTCTTTTTTACTTTTCACACTATTTATTGCTAATTTATAAGCAGAATCTAATCGAAAAAACATGGCTTCTTCTCTAAAACTAGTTCCTGGATAATCTACTAAGAAATTATCGAATGCTTTAATTGCAGCTTCATAATCTGAAGATTCAAAATAAGCAATTTTATTATATTGTTTAGCGATTTCAAAAGCTTTCTTTTCAAGTTTAAAATCTAATTCTTTAATGAGCACATTTGCCTCAGCTAAATAGTCTGAATCTGGATACTTATTAATAAATAACTGTAATTTCTCAAGAGCTTCAACAGTTTCTCTTTGTTCTTTTGAATAGACAGGAGACAACATATAGTAACTTTTAGCTGACAAAAAAGATGCTTCTTGAGCTTTATCACTTCTTGGATAACTATTTTCAAAACGTTCAAAATGGTATCCTGAAATATGATAATCTTTTAATTCATATGAACACATAGCACTCATAAACATCAATCTCTCTGCTTGAGGTTTACCTCTATATTTTGGTACGACTTGATCAAAAAGCTTATTAGCTTTCGAATACTTACCATTTTCGAATAACTTAGTAGCCATATCTAGTTTAACCTTAACGTCTTCAGATTTCAAGGCTTTTTGGTACTCACTACAAGACGATAGTGTAATGGCTAATATAAGGATGTAAACAAATTTCTTCATAAATAAAAAACAGGTTGCAAAAGTACGCATTTCTAGCGTATAATAAAAACTAATATTTGATGCTAAAATAAACGTTGAAAACAGAGCATAAGTATGTTTAAGTATATTTTAACTTTTTAAAAATTAACCGAGTACTTGAAGAGCTTCTTTTATTTCTTCTTTCAATGTTTTTGTTGCTTCTACTAACGGCAATCTTACATTCGATTTAGCGAGATTAAGCGTTTCTAAAACTGCTTTTATTCCTGCAGGATTATTTTCAGAAAAAATTAAACTCGTTATATCCATCAATTTAAAGTGAATGGCATAAGCTTGCTTAGCATGTCCTTCTAATCCTAATCGAATCATTTCAGAAAATTGCTTTGGCAACGCTTGCCCTATTACAGAAATAACACCTGCTCCACCAGCTAAAACAACACCTAGCACCAAATCATCATCTCCTGAAATTATCAAGAAATCATCAGGTTTATCTCTTAATAATTTTAAGTACTGATGCACATTGTTTCCAGCTTCTTTTACTGCTATTATATTATTGAAATCTTTTGCTAAACGCAATGTTGTTTCTGGCGACATGTTTGATGAAGTACGTCCAGGAACATTATACATTATAATATCAATTGGACAAGCCTTAGATATCGCTTTAAAATGTTGATATATGCCTTCTTGTGTAGGTTTACTATAATATGGAGAAACAGAAAGAATCCCATCAATCTCACTTAAATTAGTGGATTCAATTTCATTGATAACTTCTGCAGTGTTATTACCACCAATTCCTAATACCAAAGGCACTCTACCTTTATTAGCTGAGATGATTGTAGCACTAATATCTTTCTTTTCTTCTTTTGTTATGGTTACACTTTCTCCTGTTGTACCAGAAATAACAATATAATCTATACCGTTTTCAATATTAAAGTCTACCAAATTCCTTAGTGCTTCATGATCTACAGATAAATCATCTTTAAAAGGTGTAATTATGGCGATTCCTGTACCTTGAAATTTTGTCATTTATAATTTATTTAAAACCGTTAAGTATTTTTTTAATTCAATTTTAAAAAGTTGAAATTCTTTAGTTTGAACATCTATCATTAAATCAAATACACGTTTATCATCTTGAATTAAACCGACTTTAAAATTGGCTTTTGAAGCTGTAGTAATCAGCTTTAATTCTAAACTTTCATTTTTATAAAAACTAATTAAAACATCAAATTCAGTATCGATAAAAGATTGTAAATCGATGTTATTTATTTTGCCTTTCCATCCAAAATCTTTAGGATTAAAATACGTATCCCAAAGTGGATTTGCATCTTTAACATCATCAATAAATGCGATTACTTTAGTCTTTGCTGGTGAAATCCCAAGTTCATTAAAAAAGCTTCTAAAAGCATCAAAATCTGAAAATTCAGTCATATTCAAAATAACGCCAACCGAATTCATTTTCCTATTACTAACTGCTACTTGTCGTGCATTTAGCAATTTGTTAATATATTTTTGATTAGAATTTGCCTT is part of the Psychroserpens ponticola genome and encodes:
- the porD gene encoding type IX secretion system protein PorD, producing the protein MRKFIYLVILTFSIQSFSQELNCEVIVNAQFTGNENVQVFKTLERQLKEFINNTTWTKKTFKPQERINCSMVINISDYNNDAFQATIQVQSARPVYGSSYSTPVYNYNDKDFNFKYLEFQNMVYNPKQFESNLISVLAFHVYMILGMDADTFAPKGGAEYYSQAQVILNYSQQGNYDGWKLEDGNQSRFILIDNILSDTYKEFRDVLYLYHREGLDVMNSGAKEGKLAIAKSVGSLKEMNNRRPNSYLMRVFFDAKSEEIEDIFSGGPTVNISDLVSTLTRIAPMHASKWRNINF
- the dapA gene encoding 4-hydroxy-tetrahydrodipicolinate synthase: MTKFQGTGIAIITPFKDDLSVDHEALRNLVDFNIENGIDYIVISGTTGESVTITKEEKKDISATIISANKGRVPLVLGIGGNNTAEVINEIESTNLSEIDGILSVSPYYSKPTQEGIYQHFKAISKACPIDIIMYNVPGRTSSNMSPETTLRLAKDFNNIIAVKEAGNNVHQYLKLLRDKPDDFLIISGDDDLVLGVVLAGGAGVISVIGQALPKQFSEMIRLGLEGHAKQAYAIHFKLMDITSLIFSENNPAGIKAVLETLNLAKSNVRLPLVEATKTLKEEIKEALQVLG
- a CDS encoding outer membrane protein assembly factor BamD translates to MKKFVYILILAITLSSCSEYQKALKSEDVKVKLDMATKLFENGKYSKANKLFDQVVPKYRGKPQAERLMFMSAMCSYELKDYHISGYHFERFENSYPRSDKAQEASFLSAKSYYMLSPVYSKEQRETVEALEKLQLFINKYPDSDYLAEANVLIKELDFKLEKKAFEIAKQYNKIAYFESSDYEAAIKAFDNFLVDYPGTSFREEAMFFRLDSAYKLAINSVKSKKEERLEIAKGYYNTFHKYYPNSERTEEVEKMNEDLKTESQQFNTKS
- the coaBC gene encoding bifunctional phosphopantothenoylcysteine decarboxylase/phosphopantothenate--cysteine ligase CoaBC — translated: MSILSGKNILLGITGGIAAYKTAGLVRLFIKAGANVKVVMTPAAKDFITPLTLSTLSKNPVHSSFTNEDDDNEMWNNHVELGLWADLFIIAPATANTMSKMANGTCDNLLLATYLSAKCPVYFAPAMDLDMYKHQSTLASFEKLKSFGNIIIPATSGELASGLVGEGRMAEPEDVVAFIEKDVLDQLPLRGKKILITAGPTYEAIDPVRFIGNHSSGKMGFEIAKAAANLGAEVYLITGPTHQKVSHSLINVAHVTSASEMYDAAHSHFNAADIAVLSAAVADYKPKNVSDKKIKKAASTFSIELEKTKDILKSLGAIKKHQFLVGFALETNNELDNAKGKLKVKNLNLIVLNSLNDKGAGFGGSTNKVTFITDTEQVIEHQLKSKTEVAQDLMQQIIKQQHA
- a CDS encoding DUF6913 domain-containing protein; the protein is MILKAFKANSNQKYINKLLNARQVAVSNRKMNSVGVILNMTEFSDFDAFRSFFNELGISPAKTKVIAFIDDVKDANPLWDTYFNPKDFGWKGKINNIDLQSFIDTEFDVLISFYKNESLELKLITTASKANFKVGLIQDDKRVFDLMIDVQTKEFQLFKIELKKYLTVLNKL
- a CDS encoding enoyl-ACP reductase FabI is translated as MSYNLLKGKKGIIFGALDANSIAWKTAERVHEEGGTFVLTNAPIAMRMGQINELAEKTGSQIIPADATSEEDLQNLVEQSMEILGGKIDFVLHSIGMSVNVRKGRPYTDQKYDWTQKGTDVSAMSFHKVMQTLYKADAMNEWGSIVALTYMAAQRVFPDYNDMADNKAYLESIARSFGYFFGRDKKVRVNTISQSPTPTTAGQGVKGFDGFISYAEKMSPLGNATAMDCANYTITLFSDLTKRVTLQNLFNDGGFSNMGVSDAVMDKFVE
- a CDS encoding T9SS type A sorting domain-containing protein, whose translation is MKKITLLCVLALTFVFTNEVVAQTLNQNANWPNASWMVTGTYTVAPNPGDAFQADPTMVANFAYNDDPNATGGDQSYDDIAAESPVIDLTAAAGAGETWISIAGNYVYNRVDVVGELLTFQYWDADATNWVDYPGGLFDAARETVDQPTGDMCAGTSEPYTTDVLDISTFTATQLSGFRYRIFYDDDFDGGNAWEYGFCFDSPTIASATPPSCPDPTTLSATTLNTTDVTLEWVEIGSAGLWNIEIVDVTGAGTQTMVPTYSGVSSPYTETMLIPGNEYEFYVQSDCEADGTSNWIGPVQWTQPNLGDVCESAIVVASLPYSVTDDTGNYGNDYDGAPGGVADCGTGNNYLSGDDVVYEYTAASDTSINISLTDIGSTYTGIFVYNDCADIGVMCAAEGDFYNFVDGIVPLGFDFAVTNSETYYIVISTWATPQTTAYTLNITENSCTDATVAYSVVNDCDNSGGFNVLVDLTNMGSSTSIDINDDQGSATQSTGIAGMFTFGPYVNATDVVISITDNDDPSCNLTSDVLTQAACPPANDACVDAIAVNDGDSITGSTIASSNIEGLTACQNGGGSATTGCSAGTGFVGFFNGVWYVYTAGPDEAISVTTDNSLTPFDTEILVFSGDCANLTCVGGDDDGGENASLSTFCWESSATEGNTVDYYIYVDGNSVAAIGDFTLDVSVESTLSTTDFENKNAFTYFPNPVNNELTLRAQNTIQNVSVLNMLGQEVLKTSPNALESKLDMSALTQGAYFVQVTINNVTEIVRVIKD
- the recN gene encoding DNA repair protein RecN; its protein translation is MLTNLTIKNYALIDELNVSFNTGLTIITGETGAGKSILLGGLSLVLGKRADLSSVKDNSKKCVIEATFDIAKYNLKSVFKTEDLDYETQTIIRREILPSGKSRAFINDTPVNLNSLQILGERLLDIHSQHQTLQLTNDNFQFQVIDALAKNEKALITYSSLLKEFKGLKIELEDLQVKKNNALKELDYQSFLLNELEEAKLISGELETLEIEYETLNNVEEIKEKLSTSNGLLGNEDIGIIALIGQLKTHFSKISEYSSEYNSIFERIQSSLIELDDVFSEIENLEDQLEANPNRLEQVNAKLQIINNLLQKHTVSSIEELLQIKEELNAVVFETENLDTIISKKEEAISLLQSKLMVESDHIHKNRTVIIPKLISQLESILATLGMPNAKFNIQLNPADTFLNNGRDELQFLFSANKGGQFNELKKSASGGELSRIMLAIKSILSKYMQLPTIMFDEIDTGVSGEISNKMATIMQQMSKSMQVFTITHLPQIAAKGDTHFKVFKEDINNVTQTQLKQLSPNDRIVEIAQMLGGTDVTTSAIAHAKELLN
- a CDS encoding DNA-directed RNA polymerase subunit omega, giving the protein MTDLKKTNAPVSTQTYDRNIIDEPTDNIYEAISVISKRAEQINTDIRRELVDKLEEFATYNDSLEEIFENKEQIEVSKFYEKLPKPHALAVQEWLDDKIYYRNTDDDVTEK